Proteins encoded by one window of Salvia splendens isolate huo1 chromosome 7, SspV2, whole genome shotgun sequence:
- the LOC121741063 gene encoding glutamyl-tRNA(Gln) amidotransferase subunit C, chloroplastic/mitochondrial-like: MGSRAIMLLRANPQLFSFRSSAFPKAFQSKKRFYAAKYSLEPPDVPSLAEKARISLTPKQVEEFAPKIQQVVDWFGQLQAVDLQSIEPALRADTEGDNLRDDVPQVFDNRDAIIGAVPNYEDSYIKVPKVLNKEE; encoded by the exons ATGGGTAGCAGAGCGATTATGCTCCTCCGAGCTAATCCGCAGTTGTTCAGCTTCAGGAGCAGCGCTTTTCCGAAAGCATTTCAATCGAAAAAGCGGTTTTATGCGGCGAAGTATAGCCTCGAGCCGCCGGATGTTCCGAGTTTGGCTGAGAAAGCTCGGATTTCTCTCACACCGAAACAA gTCGAGGAATTTGCTCCCAAAATTCAGCAAGTGGTAGACTG GTTTGGGCAGCTTCAGGCTGTAGACCTTCAGAGCATCGAACCAGCCCTGAGAGCAG ATACCGAAGGTGACAATTTGCGCGATGATGTTCCTCAAGTATTTGATAATAG GGATGCTATAATAGGTGCAGTGCCCAACTATGAAGATTCTTATATCAAAGTTCCAAAGGTCTTAAATAAGGAGGAATAA
- the LOC121811383 gene encoding serine/threonine-protein kinase Aurora-1: protein MAIAAESQQDHKNSSESTAAERKKWTLNDFDIGKPLGRGKFGHVYLAREKRSNHVIALKVLFKSQLKESQVEHQLRREVEIQSHLRHPNILRLYGYFYDQKRVYLILEYAAKGELYKELQKCKYFSERRAATYIASLARALIYCHGKHVIHRDIKPENLLVGAQGELKIADFGWSVHTFNRRRTMCGTLDYLPPEMVESVEHDASVDIWSLGILCYEFLYGLPPFEAKEHADTYRRIIQVDLKFPPKPIVSSAAKDLISQMLVKDSSKRLPLHKLLEHPWIVQNADPSGVYRG from the exons ATGGCGATCGCGGCAGAGTCTCAACAAGATCACAAG AATTCTTCAGAGAGCACGGCAGCAGAGAGAAAGAAATGGACCCTAAACGACTTTGACATCGGAAAGCCTCTCGGCCGAGGGAAGTTTGGGCATGTATATCTTGCTAGAGAAAAGAGG AGCAACCATGTTATCGCACTGAAGGTCTTGTTTAAGAGCCAGCTTAAAGAGTCTCAGGTCGAGCACCAGCTTCGTCGTGAAGTGGAGATACAGAGTCATCTTCGACACCCCAACATTCTACGGCTATATGGTTACTTCTACGATCAG AAACGAGTTTACTTGATTCTGGAATATGCTGCCAAGGGAGAGCTCTACAAGGAGCTGCAGAAGTGCAAATATTTTAGTGAAAGACGCGCTGCAACA TATATTGCATCATTAGCCCGAGCACTCATATATTGCCATGGGAAGCATGTTATACACCGAGACATCAAACCTGAGAACCTTTTGGTCGGAGCTCAG GGTGAGCTCAAAATCGCAGATTTTGGCTGGTCTGTCCACACATTTAATCGTAGGAGGACCATGTGCGGCACTCTTGACTATCTTCCACCTGAGATGG TGGAGAGTGTGGAGCATGATGCGAGTGTAGATATATGGAGTCTTGGTATTCTGTGTTACGAGTTTCTCTATGGATTGCCCCCATTTGAAGCAAAAGAACACGCAGACACGTACAGAAG GATTATCCAAGTGGATTTAAAATTCCCTCCAAAGCCAATAGTTTCTTCAGCTGCTAAAGATCTAATTAGTCAG ATGCTCGTCAAGGATTCTTCGAAGCGTCTGCCTTTGCACAAACTGCTAGAGCATCCATGGATTGTGCAGAATGCTGATCCATCTGGTGTTTACAGGGGTTGA